A stretch of Geminocystis sp. NIES-3708 DNA encodes these proteins:
- a CDS encoding N-6 DNA methylase codes for MIIDASNDYEDGKNQNRLRQEDIEKIVSTWRKRENVHKYVYLATFNKLKENDFNLNILLYVDTFEEEEDIDIKAVQEEIKAIEGELVEVRGKMDAYLQELGLI; via the coding sequence ATGATTATTGATGCTAGTAATGATTATGAGGACGGTAAAAATCAAAATCGTCTCCGTCAAGAGGATATAGAGAAAATAGTCAGCACTTGGCGCAAGCGGGAAAATGTCCATAAGTACGTCTATCTTGCGACTTTTAATAAGTTAAAGGAAAATGACTTTAATCTCAATATCCTTCTCTATGTCGATACCTTTGAGGAGGAGGAAGATATTGATATAAAAGCGGTGCAGGAGGAAATTAAAGCTATTGAAGGGGAGTTAGTGGAAGTTAGGGGCAAAATGGACGCTT